The Burkholderia contaminans genome has a segment encoding these proteins:
- a CDS encoding conjugal transfer protein TraF codes for MSAFRGFRLAVAVLLPAALLVPPFADADGLDYKSAWSCDGQEKFNWYCDDDKPAAPAGASAAKPVDSDDFDQIKSADEMREALKHRLDVANMDPTPEHIKEYIKLWEYVQQKSAVFADQWRRVVWQNPSLDYSLKRPTNNVAVHTYDRTRDSDQDGQLRALAQKHGLIFFFRSDCPYCHAMAPTIVLLAQRYGIDVLPVSLDGRGIGEFPNPTPDHGQASVWGVQQVPALFIASKETGDHAMIGSGTMSLQDIIDRIFVLTASQPGELF; via the coding sequence ATGAGCGCATTCCGTGGATTCCGGCTCGCGGTAGCGGTCCTGCTTCCTGCAGCGCTGCTGGTGCCGCCGTTTGCGGACGCAGACGGGTTGGACTACAAGTCCGCCTGGAGCTGCGACGGGCAAGAGAAATTCAACTGGTACTGCGATGACGACAAGCCCGCGGCGCCCGCGGGTGCGAGCGCGGCCAAACCGGTCGATTCCGACGACTTCGATCAGATCAAGTCGGCCGACGAGATGCGCGAGGCACTGAAGCACCGACTCGACGTCGCAAACATGGACCCGACGCCCGAGCACATCAAGGAGTACATCAAGCTTTGGGAGTACGTCCAGCAAAAGAGCGCTGTCTTCGCCGATCAATGGCGCCGAGTCGTATGGCAGAACCCGAGCCTCGATTACTCGCTCAAGCGTCCGACCAACAACGTCGCTGTCCATACCTATGACCGGACCCGGGATTCCGACCAGGACGGGCAACTGCGTGCACTCGCGCAGAAGCACGGCCTGATTTTCTTCTTCCGCTCGGACTGCCCGTACTGCCATGCGATGGCCCCGACGATTGTGCTGCTCGCGCAGCGCTATGGCATCGACGTGCTGCCGGTCTCTCTGGACGGTCGGGGTATTGGCGAGTTTCCGAACCCGACGCCTGACCACGGTCAGGCGTCGGTCTGGGGTGTGCAGCAGGTGCCCGCCCTCTTCATTGCGTCCAAAGAGACCGGCGACCACGCAATGATCGGCTCGGGAACGATGTCCCTCCAGGACATCATCGACCGCATTTTCGTTCTCACTGCCTCGCAGCCCGGGGAGCTTTTCTGA